In Synechococcus sp. Nb3U1, one DNA window encodes the following:
- a CDS encoding lasso peptide biosynthesis B2 protein: MVRGLPQHFISKVAKWQSLSATEQGLFLQALFLLVGVRCLLKLLPFRIWRSLLLKLTTTPVNPPVNPNKTKERCKQVEVSQVIRAVEQSSRFMLGVKCLARALTTGILLQRYGFAPALQLGVKFEPARGFVAHAWVVCSGNVVIGKLVDLERYNLLPLQEGIFL; encoded by the coding sequence ATGGTTCGTGGGCTTCCTCAACACTTCATTTCTAAGGTTGCCAAGTGGCAATCTCTCTCTGCAACCGAGCAAGGACTCTTCTTGCAGGCGTTATTTCTTTTGGTAGGGGTTCGTTGTTTGCTCAAGCTACTCCCTTTCCGAATCTGGCGCTCCTTGCTACTGAAACTGACTACAACTCCGGTCAATCCCCCAGTCAATCCAAACAAAACGAAGGAAAGATGTAAGCAAGTGGAAGTTTCTCAGGTTATCCGGGCTGTCGAGCAATCAAGCCGGTTCATGCTGGGGGTGAAGTGTCTGGCTAGGGCGTTGACCACAGGAATCCTTCTGCAGCGCTATGGATTTGCTCCGGCACTGCAATTGGGGGTGAAGTTTGAACCTGCACGTGGATTTGTTGCCCATGCCTGGGTGGTCTGTAGCGGAAACGTGGTGATCGGGAAGTTGGTCGATCTAGAGCGGTACAACCTTCTGCCCTTACAGGAGGGGATCTTTCTATGA